Proteins from one Hyperolius riggenbachi isolate aHypRig1 chromosome 2, aHypRig1.pri, whole genome shotgun sequence genomic window:
- the LYPLA2 gene encoding acyl-protein thioesterase 2 produces the protein MRRVYLSLVAAAHCFSRKGQGSPGRCVTSLRCMCGNNMSVPLLTDAVTVPGGERETAAVIFLHGLGDTGHGWAEAFSGIKIPYVKYICPHAPRIPVTLNMKMVMPAWFDLMGLSPDAPEDEAGIKKAADSIKCIIEHEVKNGIPANRIVLGGFSQGGALSLYTALTCQHKLAGVVGLSCWLPLHKTFPQVASGVNKDIAILQCHGEADPMIPVRFGTLTSEKLKTVVTPSKVQFKTYAGVMHTTNQEEMMVVKDFLEKMLPRV, from the exons ATGCGCCGGGTTTATCTGAGCTTAGTGGCTGCGGCTCATTGTTTTTCCAGGAAAGGTCAGGGGTCACCGGGGCGGTGTGTGACATCACTCCGGTGCATGTGCGGAAACAATATGTCTGTCCCGTTACTCACCGACGCTGTGACCGTGCCCGGAGGGGAGCGAGAGACTGCGGCG GTGATCTTCCTCCATGGCCTGGGTGACACTGG gcatggCTGGGCTGAAGCTTTCTCTGGTATTAAAATTCCCTATGTGAAATACATATGTCCACATGC GCCCCGCATTCCTGTAACGTTAAACATGAAGATGGTGATGCCAGCATG GTTTGACTTGATGGGGCTGAGTCCAGATGCTCCTGAAGATGAGGCAGGCATTAAGAAAGCTGCAGACAGCA TTAAGTGCATCATAGAGCATGAAGTGAAGAATGGGATCCCTGCTAATAGGATTGTTCTTGGTGGATTCTCTCAG GGTGGTGCACTGTCTTTGTATACTGCTTTGACCTGTCAACACAAACTTGCTGGAGTAGTTGGGCTCAGCTGTTGGCTGCCGCTCCACAAGACATTCCCTCAG GTTGCAAGTGGTGTGAATAAGGATATCGCTATCCTGCAATGTCATGGAGAGGCTGATCCAATGATCCCTGTACGGTTTGGAACACTCACCTCAGAGAAGCTGAAGACTGTGGTGACCCCTTCAAAAGTCCAATTTAAAACTTATGCTGGAGTAATGCACACCACTAATCAAGAG GAAATGATGGTAGTGAAAGACTTCTTGGAGAAAATGCTCCCACGAGTGTAA